TTCAGACAGCACTTCCGATTTGCCGCAAGGCTGGAAGGACACATATGATATCGGTATTGTGCCGTTATATGTTGTTTTTGGAGATGGTACCTTCAAGGACGGGGTCGAAATCACCCCTGAAGAGGTCTACCGCCGCGTTGCTGCAGGCGGTGCCCTGCCTAAGACTGCTGCGCCATCCCCTGCTGATTTCATCGCCGCGTTCCAGCCGGCGATCAACAGCGGCCATGATATTGTCTATATCAGTCTGTCCTCTTCTTTATCTTCTACATATCAGAATGCACTCCTGGCAGCGGGTGAATTCCCCGAAGGCCGGGTGCATGTCGTAGATTCTGAGACCTTATGCGGCGGAATCGCGTTGCTGGTCATGAAGGCTGCACGTGCCGCAGCCAAAGGCGAGAGCGCTGCCAACATCGCAGCAATGATTACCGAAGCCCGTAACCGGGTGGAATCGGAATTCGTGGTCGATACGCTGGACTACTTATACATGGGCGGACGCTGCTCAGGGATGCAGAACTTCATCGGCAGCCTGCTGAAGATCCGTCCGGTTCTCCGGCTGGTGGACGGAGCCATTGTCCCTGTTGCCCGCATCCGCGGCAAGAAGGAGAAAGCGGTGGAGCAAATGCTTCAGCATGCGCTCGTGAATGCCGCCGATATGGACAAGGAGCTGCTCATAATTGCCCATACGCTGGCAGAAGAGGATGCCAAGATGCTGGAGACCGCGCTGCGCGCGCAGACCGGTGTCGAGGAAATCGCCGTCATTCATGCCGGCTGTGTCATCGGGAGTCATTGCGGTCCCGCTACCGTAGGTCTGATGTATATGCGCTAGAGCGGGTGGGGCCAGTAGCAGACATCAGGTCCGGCAGCGGCTGCCCCGATTGCATAGCTTGCTTCACCAAGACAGCACCACCATGCGGGTGAATGCTGTAAGAACTTAAGCTGCCTGGCCTGCTTACCATCGCGCCAGCACAATGTGATCGGTTTTTCGATTACATTCTGCCAACAAGAAACAGCAGGCCCTCCGAGGGGACCTGCTGTTTCTTGTTTAGGACATAGTATTATGTTGTCGGAGGATATAACGGGCTTAGCAGTCCCTCAACAGCATCGGCAACCAGCGTGTAGAATTCGGGGAATCCCGGGTGCTCGGCACTCTTGATTTCTTCGAAGGTACGGATAGATAACCCTTGCGAAGCGACAGAGGTCAGGATATCCCCCAGCGTCCAGCTCCGCACCACCACTTGCCCTAAGCCGGAACGCTCCTCTTCAGGAAGCAGCTTGGCGAACGCAACTTCACTTTCTCTAAGCGCATCGTCAAAATAATTGCCGGTGGGATGCTGAAGCGTCTTAGTGGTCAGCCATGCCCTGGCGAACGGGTGGAAGTCGGTGAATAAAAGCCTTCCGCCTGCCTTAAGCCGTCTGCGGACCAAGGCAAATACCGCATTCAAATCAGTGAAATAATGCAAAATCCCAAACTCCATCAGCACCACATCGAACGTTCCCAAGGCTTCTTCTTCAGGGATATTCATGACGTCTGCACAGAGGTAGTTCAGCTTCACCCCCGCTGCCTCCGCTACTTCACAGGCGTATAAGCGGTTCTCTTCCGAAATATCCACGACGGTGACCTCTGCCCCCAGCATAGCAAAGCAAATGGCTTTCCTGCCGTGAGAGCCAAGCAGATTAAGCACCTTCAAGCCTGACGGATTGCCCGTGTACTTGAGCCAATACCGCAGCGTATGTGCGGGGTCCTGCTGCAGCTGTACTGCAAGCTCCTCAGGTGAACCATGGTACTGAGTCCAAGCCTGATAGGCTTTTGTCTCCCAAGCCGCTTTATTCGTACGTGACATCTGCTCCTGCATGTTACTCCCCCTTGTAAGAAAAATTTGGAAATGGCACTTTCTGATTTTACTATAATCCGCTTATAATGCAACAAGCAGAACAGCTAAAGTAAATAAATCCTTACATATGAACCAAGAAGTCTGAGAGAAGATGGACGTTTCCAGCAAGCAAATGGAAAAACGCAGCTTATTTCGCCCGATTCAGCGGATCATGGAGCAACAAGTGGAAAAACAGCAACTTAAATTGATGATTTTACCTTTTAGGCTGAATTGGGCTAAATTAAGTGCTGATTTTCCAACTTCTATTGTTCGGTGAAAATAAAGTATTAGACTGGAGTCGTTGATTTAACGCGGTTTTTGAATTGAAGAATCGTCAGCTTTTGAAAAATAAGTTTTAGACTAATCCATTAAAAGAAGCAGCGACGGAACAAGACTTGAAAAATAAAGTCTTAGACTGCCGCTGTTGTCGTTCAACTAACGTTCTCCGTTAGTTCAATAGGCTAACTATTTCCCTCTTGCAGCATTTTTAATATAACTCTTTGCTTCAAATAGGGTTAATTGTGTAGATTTTATAGATACCTTTAATTCTTCTTTAGTTGTTTCATTATATAATAATTTTTCGCCAAGTGAATTAAGCTCCCCATTTAGTTTGTTTCCTAAGGAAGGGAGTCCACTCTGAACCTCAATTACGGAATAATAATTGTCTTCAGTCTGTACAGCAAAAACACCTAAACGCCTATATTCTACAGAAACTCGTCCCTTCATTAATCATGCTCCTTTCACACTACAACAATACCATATATTGGAGTTTTATAGCTTGTTATCTTAATAAGATCTAGAATAGTCTACACTCTATGTCTCAGAATGCAACCTTTTTTCCCCAGTTTTATACTTGCTATTAGGACAATCAAACTTGAATTATAAGAATATTTTTGAAGGTAGTTTTCATGTTACTTAATGTCAATTCAATTTGAGGACTTGTTTAAATCTATAAGAATTAAAAAACTAGTTTATAAAAATAAAATATTCACTATTTTATTATAAATGGATTTCCATACGTTGAGAATTACTACCAAAGTATTATATTTGAATACATTTAATTACATTCTAAAGGCCTACATAAAATTAGTACATTATCCTCAATCTGTATAATCGGAATTATAGGTATAATATGGATGAGAAACAAAAAAATTAAATATTAAAAAAGTAAAATACTAAAAACTGGAGGTTCTAGAATGAAGAAAACTATTGCTGCAATCAGTACTTCAATTTTGTTATTGGCTGCAAGTTCAAATGCTTTTGCTAGTGGAAGTATTCCTACTGATGTAGACCGCAGTCAATTTCCACAAAAAGTTGAATTCGGTATTGATACTTCATTGGAAAACACACCTCAAAGTAAATCATTTTCAACCATGGCAACAGGAGAAAGTATATTAATTAGAGCTTTTTCGGATTATATACCTGGTTCAACAATTCCTGTTTGGGAATACAGCGCAACAGGTATTACAGATCCAAAAAGTATCCTGTATGTCGCTTCAGTTACTACTTCCTTATTTCATGATAACGACCTTATCGGCCAAAGCAATCAGGCTATAGGATTAGCGGGCTTCGATGCTGAAGTCGAGTACTTAGCGGAGTCTGCAATAGAAGGATATTGGGAGGCTTTCTCAAATCACACTATAACTAATGGTTCTGACTTTTTTACAGCTTGGACCGTTGATAGTGAGAACTATTAAATAGCTTAACATCCCCCTTCGAAATGATGGGGGATGTTGAATTTAGACAATAGAGGTGGTTAATAGTTGAAATATCTTATTTTATTTGTTATGAGCATTACTCTTTGTTCTTGCAGTTTCTCTGATAACGCTTTAACCTCTTCTAAAAAAAGGGGAACACTAGCTGTTAGTGAAAAGCAAATTGAACCATACCAAATATCAAATAAAATAGAAAATTCTCAAGTACCAAATGTATACTATAGAATGGTTTTTGATGATCAGAACATCACTACAATTCCTACAGAAAATTACCAATATTACAAATTAAAATCTGATAAATTGGATCAGTTAAACCTGTCCTTTCTCTTTGATAATACTAAAATTGATACGGATATAACATTAATTGCCCTCCAAGGCAGAAAGAATACTGAGATTAAACTACAGGGAGATAATACATGGTATAGTGCCTTGAAAGTACCTTCAAAAAAGAATGAATCGAGTAAACTAAATTTTTCAATTAAATGGAATAGTGAACTGAGTGAAGAGTTAATCATCTTCCCTATTATTGAAGAAGCCAAAAATATATATACTGGTGCAAGTCTTGGGGTTTTGCGCTGGTATATTGAAGATGAAATAACAAATAATGTAGACTACCTTAAAGACATGAGTAATCATAAATTAGGCCTACAACATGAAGAATATAAAAATGTTTATCCAATACTCTCATGGCTAAATGATAAAGGCGATAAAATCGATGTAAATTTAATTGATTCGATTCCATATACTAAGGAGGATTACAGTACTTTATCAATTAGTAAGTTATCGCTAGATAGTGTAGTTGATTTGATATATGTGAATAATCTGGGGGAATCCGAGTTAGTTTTGAGTGGATATAAAGTTAATAAGAGTGAAATAACAAATATTGAATTGGAGAATATACAGAATGAAAAGTTTGATAAAGATATAAAATCTCGTGGTTTTTATATTGTGTTAAATCATAAAGATGAAGAATTAGTAAAAGACCTTTATGCAGTTCAACAAGGTTTGAAAATAGTCTCCACTAGTTTTCAACAAGTGATTGAAATAATACCGACCAATGCTGATTGAATTTCGTAATATTTATTATTAAATAGCAAGTGTTACTTTTCTCGCTATCCTGCCCTTTAGTTGAACAGCGGCGGATTTCTAAATGGGATCCGCCACTGTTCAAAAAACTAAAAGAATCGTCGATAAAGTTCTCTCCGACGTTCGCCGCGGAGCTGTGCGTAGATTTGAGTGGTCGATGCTTTCTCGTGACCGAGCATACCTTGGATGAAATCTAATGGAGCACCGTTATCAAGGAGCCGGCATGCATAAGTATGTCGAAAGCGATGCGGGTATACGTTCGCTTCAATTTCTCCACGATCTGCAAGCCGTTTTAAGGCCCATCTGATCGTAGGTATGGCCATTCGTTTTGTTGGATTCGTATCGGTAACAAATAAGGCTTTGCAGGAGTCCTCACGGCTGGCCAGGTACTTCTTTAACCATACTTTGCACTCTGTCGTAAAGTAAACTTCTCTTTGCTTTGATCCCTTGCCATTAACGATTGCTGAGCAGTTCTCCCAGTTAAGATCCTCGATGTTGATCTTTTCCACCTCCCCAACCCGGCAACCAGTGCTGTAGAGAAACTCAAGCAGCGCTCTTTCCCTGAGTGACTGACAAGAGATCTTTAAGTGTATGACGTCTTCCTCAATTAAAAACTTAGGAATGCGCTTATCTAATTTTGGTTCTCTCAGTCTTAGAGAAGGATTTGAAGTCAGATACGTCTCTTCATAAGCGTAACGGAAAAGAGAACGAACAAACCTAATTCGATGACCCAGGCTGCTTGGCTTCAAACGATCAGCCTGTTTTGCCAAGTAATCCTTCAGCGTGGTTAACGTTACTTCAGTAATATCGAGATTGCCAAACTCTTGCATCAACATTTTGTGCTGAAGGGCGTATGCTTTTAATGTTCTCGTACTGAATCCTTGAATGCGCTTGTCAGCTTCATACAACCTCCACAATTCACTTAAGTTCATAACAAAACCTCCCCTTTAGAAGCTATTAAATCTAGTTTGCTTCTAAGGAGAGGTTTTAATAATCTGTAAGCCATGTTGAACTAGCGTTCTCCGTTAGCTTAATATGAAGTTTCTTTTTTACGTAGAGACTCTGCCTCTTGTATACTTTCTTTTAGCCAGATAGGAGCCATTGGATTACTCAGTATTTCATCAGTTGTCATCCAATACACTGCATCAACCTCATCTGGACTCTTAACATAAGGTTCACCCTTATCAAACTCGCAAAGGAAAACAATATCAATAACTTCACTACCATTGTCTAATATAAAAGAGGTGTTTCTTACAAATTTAATCTTATCTTTTACCTTTACTCCCACCTCTTCAAAGAGTTCTCTTTTTATAGTCCTTTCTAGTATATCCTGGGTGTTACCCTCATTTTCAACTGTACCTCCAACAAGCGAAAGAAGTCCCCCAGCGTGTTCCTCTTTCATACTGCGTCCAATTATTAGCCACTTATCCTCTTGAAAAACAGCTCCTTCTACATTTACATAGAACATTTGTAGTATCCCCTTTATTTTCAGATTTATAGTCAACTTCGCTTAGAAAGATGATATATCCTTTTTTCACTATCCTGCCCGTTAGCTTAATGCCCTCGACAGTCTAGTACTTTATTTTCTCAGTCTACAACTTTATTTTCTCGGTCTAACACTTTATTTTTCAGTCTAAAACATTATTTTTTTCTGACATCTATCCCAGTAAGAGCCTATCGAAGATAAGCAAGTGGAGAAAATACAATTGTTTGCGCTGCCCATGGTAGCGTTAAAGTGGAGATAACGAATAGAAATAACCCGCCCCCACTGTATCCTGGAGAACGGGTTGTCTGGCTCGATAGTTGAGAACACAGGGGATTGACTCGATAGACGAGAACACAAGTGAGCGTCAGCCCCGGCTCCGGTTAACCCTTAGGAGTGTAACTCCGGCTCAGGCCCCGGCTCTTCCTTCATAAAAGGCAGCATGAACCGGAAGATCGAACCCCGGTCCTCCTCGCTCTCCACGAAGATCGTTCCGCCCATCAGCTCCACGAGCTGCTTGCAGATGGCAAGTCCCAGTCCGGTCCCGCCGTATTTGCGGTTAATGGACGGATGCAGCTGGGAGAAGGACTGGAAGAGCAGATTCAGCTTGCTGTCGGCAATGCCTACTCCGGTATCGCGGACCGAGAACTCCAGCAGATATTCCGGTGAGGCGGGCAGCGGGATGTTCTTGACTGACAAGGTAACACTGCCACGATCGGTGAATTTCAGCGCGTTGCCGACCAGATTGACGATAATCTGGCGCAGCCGGCTCGGATCGGTCGTGACGATGTCCGGCACACTGGTATCTGCCCACCAGCGCAGGGAGAGCTTCTTCTCCTCTGCCTTCGGAGTGAACAGGTCAATGATGCCCTCCAGCATCTCCCGCAGATCAAAGCGTTCGGATTGCAGCGGCATCTTGCCTGCCTCCATTTTGCTGAAATCGAGGATGTCATTGAGGATCTGCAGCAGACTGTAGCTGCTGCTGCGCAGAATCTCGGCGTAGCTGCGCTGTTCCTCCCCAAGCTCGGTCTCCAGCAGCAGGTCGGCCATGCCGATCATTCCGTTCATCGGCGTGCGGATCTCATGACTCATCATCGCCAGGAAATCCGACTTGGCCTGTGCAGCCCGCTCTGCTGATTCCTTGGCGCGGAGAACCTCCCGCTCGTTCGTAATATCGCTGAAGGAAATAACCACACCGCAGATCATCCCCCGGTCCAGCAGCGGAGCAATCCGGTAATTCACGAAGAAGCTGGTTCCATCCTTACGCCAGAAGACTTCATCCGCCTTGCTGCGGGTAACTCCGTCTTGCAGGGTAAGCGTGATGGGACACTCCAGCAGAGAATGGAGGGGCGCACCTCCATGCATGTAATGGATCATCTCCATCATCGGCAGCCCGGTCAGCTCTGACGGCTCGTAGCCCAGCATCTGTGCCCCTTCACGGTTAATGAAGATGGTCCGGCCCAGGTTGTCCAGGCCGAAGATTCCGGCAGAGACAGAGTTCAGAATGAGACTGAGCCGTTTGTCCTCAGCCATCTCGAACACGAATTCTGCCTGCGGCAGCTCGTCATCATCCTTCGTGGCAGCCATTTCATCCGCATACGCAGAATACCCGTCTCCTGCCTGCACAGTCCGCTCAGCGCCTGCCGCAAGGCTGCTGCTCATGCTAACCCAGCTACGCAGCAGACTGGAAAGGGGCCGGTTCGCGGGATCATGGAGGATGGCGAATACACCGGCAATGCCTTTGTCTGTGTGAAGCGGCACATAGCGTACTGTAACAACTGCACGCCCATCATTTCCGGCACCAGTAGTTTCAGCACTAGAACTTATCTCTCTTCCAGCACTAGCACTTACCACACTTCCCATACCCTCGGCATTCCCCGCGCCGCCGCCCGTCCCTTCATTTCCTTCCGCGGCTTCCACGGCCAGCTCGAAGCTCGATGTGATACCGGCCAGAGCAGATGCGAAATGGGCCTCGCCGGGCGGATGCATCCGGCATTCGTTCAGTCTGCCTGCCTCCTCGGCACTTATCATTCGGTTGCTGTCTGTGTAGCGGCCCTGCCTGTCCAGTACAATGATGAAGTCCGGATGATGATCGAACAACGCTCTAAAAGCACTTTCGCCTGACAGCGCGTTGTCCAGAATAGAAGCCCAGTCTTTAAGCATAGCCCACCTCCTCCGCTCTTGCTTCAACCCTGCTATCGTTAGCGTCCGAAGACTGCAGAAACGCTCTGATTATGTAGAATTCTCTGAATTAGTTCCTATTATAGCAAAAAAAACGTTAGCGGTCGCCAGAAAAACATGGCACCGGGGCAGACTGTACAACGACAGAAACAGTGCAAGTCCTGTAGAAGGACAGCACTGTTCACTGCATTTCTATGAGAGGACAGGCTTGAATTCCGGCGATGTCAGCTTACATCCTGATGCTCGATATTGCGGATCGAGAAGTAGGCAACCGCCACCCCGGCCAGGGCCAGGCTAACCGAGATCCCGAGCAGGTCACCCATGCGGAAGCTTCCGTTCCCGAAGCCGGAGGAGATCAGCATCACGATCAGGACGGCGGAGACAATCGTAGCCGGCACCGATTTGCGGCGCATCCCGAAGTATAACGGAATCAGTCCGATACCGGCCGCGTAGAGCGCATCCATTCCCGCTTGCATAGAGTAGGTCATGACCAGATCCATCGTCAGCGTTCCCTCAATGAGGTCAGGCAGGAAATATCCAATACCTGCAAGAATACCGCTGATCACTATATTAGACAGCCAAATAGTAAAGAAGGTGAACAGAAAGACAATAATCAGTTTGGCCGCCATGAGCATTTTACGCGGTACCGGATACATGAACAGCACTGTGATTGTATTATTCTTATATTCGTCGATGACCAGCTTGCTGATCAGTACAGAGGCGAAGATGATATAGATTGCTTTTACAAAAACAGATACCCCTTGAAACAAATCGCCATACGTCCCGAAGTCTCCTTCATCCATACCCGTAAAAGCAATGAGAATCATGAAGCCCAGAATGGCCAAATTTGCAATCAGCACACCCTTAAGAAAAGTGAATTTACTCTTGCGCAGCTCCAGCCGGATTAACTTAAACATGGTTGACGCCCCCCATCAGTTCCACAAAATGATCCTCCAGCGAATGATGCTTCTTGCTCATACTCTCCAGCTCCACCTCTGCTGCGGACAGGGCCCGGCTCAGCTCTAGCTGCGGGATGTCTTCATAGACACGAATGGTCCGCGGGTCAAGCACCTTGTAATTGCGGAGACCCAGCTTCCCCTCCAGGACGAAGACGGCCTTCGTGCACTCGCTGGTCACCAGCTCGATATACTGGGTTTGCTGGCTCCGGATCGAATCCATTGCCACCTGCTCCACCAGCACTCCTTCACGGATTACGCCGATCGTGTCGGCAATCTGTTCGATTTCACCCAGAATGTGGCTGGAGATCAGCAGGGTCATGCCATAATCACGGCTCAGCATACGGAACACCTCGCGCAGTTCCTTGATTCCAAGCGGGTCCAGCCCATTAATCGGTTCATCGAGGATCAGCAGTTCCGGCTTGGTCATGACCGCTCTGGCAATTCCTAATCGCTGCTTCATCCCGAGGGAGAAATTCTTAACCGGTTTGCTGTCCACCGCTCTCATCTTCACCAATTCGAGCGCTTCCTCTATCGCGTTGGCATCATAAAAGCCCATATACTCCCCATGCAGCGCCAAGTTCTCACGGGCACTCAGCTTGTCGTAGAACACCGGGTATTCAATAATGCTGCCCATGCGCTTCAGCATGTCGTAAGAGCGGTGGGTCATCTTCTCCCCGGCAAATTCAATCTCGCCAGCCGTCGGCTTCACCAGATTCGTGATCATTTTCATTACCGTTGTTTTGCCGGCGCCGTTCGGTCCCAGGAATCCGTAAATTTCACCCTGCTTAATCTCCATATTCACATTGCGCACAATTTCCTTATCCTCATAGACCTTGGTCAGATCCCATGTCCGGAGTATCGTTGTCATTTTCCGTTATCCCCTTTAGCCTCGTCTTGTTCTTCCTGGTATTTATTCTACAGGGCGGAATTTGCTTTTTTCTTACTGAAATCTTACTTAATTCTTAAGAAGCTTCAGAAGGACTGTCTGGGAAAAGAGAGCGTAAATGCCGTACGCACATTTGGCTGGCTGCTCAGGGAAATGGTGCCGTTCATCTGCTCGGTCAGCCGCTTCGTAATCGTCAGCCCCAGGCCGCTGCCCTGATAATCGCGGTTGCGCGAATCCTCCAGGGTGTACAGCCGCTCGAACACCTTATCCTCGTGGCCTTCGGCGATGCCCTTGCCCCGGTCCCACACTTCTATGCAGACCCGTCCGGCGTCCGGGTACAGCTTCAGCCCCAGCACTCCCCCTGCATTACCGTAGGTAATCGCATTGGAGAGCAGGTTCGTCAGAATCCGGTCCAGCGCCTCATCGTTGCCCATGATATGAAGCGGCTCTTCCGGGATCTCGATCTGCACATCCGTGCCGCTCTCACTAAGCAGATCATAGAAGGCCAGAATATTCCGGCGGCAGACCTCGCCCAGCTCCACCCGCGAGAGCGGGATGTCCCGGTCCCCCGACTCCAGCTTCGCCAGATCGAAGAACCGGTTCATCAGCTCGATGACCTCTCCGGCCTTGGTATGAATCGTCCGCAGCATCCGTTCCTGCTCTTCCTTGGATACCGCCCTATCGTGCAGCAGCGTCTCAATATAGCCCAGTACTACCGTCAGAGGCGTCTTCAGATCATGCGACACATTCGCCAGCATTCCGCGCATGGATTGCTCCAGCTTGCTCCGCTGAGCCGCTCCCTGATGGTTAACATCCAGCAGACGGTTCAGATCGGTCAGCAGCTGCTGCACCTGCGGACTGCTGCTCATCAGCAGCAGCCGCTCATGCGATCCGCCTTCTATGATGCTCTCCAGCTTATAGTGAATGTAGTCCAACTGGCGGGCATGCTGCCGTGATTTCAGTAACTGCAGCGTAGTGACCACAAGCAGCAGTACAAGCAGAACCAGCAACAGAATGATCACAGCAGCACATCCCCCAACTTGTAGCCGATCCCCCACAGCGTCTTGATATACTCTGGACGGGAGGGATCATCCTCGATTTTCTCGCGCAATCTGCGCATATGTACATTAATTACATTCTCATCGCCATAATAATCCTCTTCCCAGACTTGGCTGTAGATCTGCGCCTTGGTGAATACCCGGCCCGGACTGCTCACGAACAGCTTCAGAATGTGGAACTCCTTGGCGGTCAGCTTCAGCTCTTGCCCGTTCTTCCGCACCGAGAAATTATCCAGATCCACGCTCAGTCCGCGCAGCTCGATTCCCTTCGGCTTCTCCGGCTGTGTCTCTCCGCCATCCTGCACCCCGCTTCCGGCAGCAGCCTGGCTTCCAGATGCAGCATACCCCGCCCGGCGGATCGCGGCCTTCACCCGGGCTG
The sequence above is a segment of the Paenibacillus sp. FSL R7-0204 genome. Coding sequences within it:
- a CDS encoding ABC transporter permease, with protein sequence MFKLIRLELRKSKFTFLKGVLIANLAILGFMILIAFTGMDEGDFGTYGDLFQGVSVFVKAIYIIFASVLISKLVIDEYKNNTITVLFMYPVPRKMLMAAKLIIVFLFTFFTIWLSNIVISGILAGIGYFLPDLIEGTLTMDLVMTYSMQAGMDALYAAGIGLIPLYFGMRRKSVPATIVSAVLIVMLISSGFGNGSFRMGDLLGISVSLALAGVAVAYFSIRNIEHQDVS
- a CDS encoding NUDIX hydrolase; the protein is MFYVNVEGAVFQEDKWLIIGRSMKEEHAGGLLSLVGGTVENEGNTQDILERTIKRELFEEVGVKVKDKIKFVRNTSFILDNGSEVIDIVFLCEFDKGEPYVKSPDEVDAVYWMTTDEILSNPMAPIWLKESIQEAESLRKKETSY
- a CDS encoding response regulator transcription factor, whose amino-acid sequence is MQQRVLLIEDDEAISEMVHSYLTKEGYEVEIAYDGDVAVSKFMGGHAYDLVLLDLMLPKRSGTDVLQIIRSGSLVPVLIMSAKDSDVDKALGLGFGADDYITKPFSMIELAARVKAAIRRAGYAASGSQAAAGSGVQDGGETQPEKPKGIELRGLSVDLDNFSVRKNGQELKLTAKEFHILKLFVSSPGRVFTKAQIYSQVWEEDYYGDENVINVHMRRLREKIEDDPSRPEYIKTLWGIGYKLGDVLL
- a CDS encoding ABC transporter ATP-binding protein → MTTILRTWDLTKVYEDKEIVRNVNMEIKQGEIYGFLGPNGAGKTTVMKMITNLVKPTAGEIEFAGEKMTHRSYDMLKRMGSIIEYPVFYDKLSARENLALHGEYMGFYDANAIEEALELVKMRAVDSKPVKNFSLGMKQRLGIARAVMTKPELLILDEPINGLDPLGIKELREVFRMLSRDYGMTLLISSHILGEIEQIADTIGVIREGVLVEQVAMDSIRSQQTQYIELVTSECTKAVFVLEGKLGLRNYKVLDPRTIRVYEDIPQLELSRALSAAEVELESMSKKHHSLEDHFVELMGGVNHV
- a CDS encoding class I SAM-dependent methyltransferase; the encoded protein is MQEQMSRTNKAAWETKAYQAWTQYHGSPEELAVQLQQDPAHTLRYWLKYTGNPSGLKVLNLLGSHGRKAICFAMLGAEVTVVDISEENRLYACEVAEAAGVKLNYLCADVMNIPEEEALGTFDVVLMEFGILHYFTDLNAVFALVRRRLKAGGRLLFTDFHPFARAWLTTKTLQHPTGNYFDDALRESEVAFAKLLPEEERSGLGQVVVRSWTLGDILTSVASQGLSIRTFEEIKSAEHPGFPEFYTLVADAVEGLLSPLYPPTT
- a CDS encoding DegV family protein, which gives rise to MSIVKIFSDSTSDLPQGWKDTYDIGIVPLYVVFGDGTFKDGVEITPEEVYRRVAAGGALPKTAAPSPADFIAAFQPAINSGHDIVYISLSSSLSSTYQNALLAAGEFPEGRVHVVDSETLCGGIALLVMKAARAAAKGESAANIAAMITEARNRVESEFVVDTLDYLYMGGRCSGMQNFIGSLLKIRPVLRLVDGAIVPVARIRGKKEKAVEQMLQHALVNAADMDKELLIIAHTLAEEDAKMLETALRAQTGVEEIAVIHAGCVIGSHCGPATVGLMYMR
- a CDS encoding sensor histidine kinase; protein product: MIILLLVLLVLLLVVTTLQLLKSRQHARQLDYIHYKLESIIEGGSHERLLLMSSSPQVQQLLTDLNRLLDVNHQGAAQRSKLEQSMRGMLANVSHDLKTPLTVVLGYIETLLHDRAVSKEEQERMLRTIHTKAGEVIELMNRFFDLAKLESGDRDIPLSRVELGEVCRRNILAFYDLLSESGTDVQIEIPEEPLHIMGNDEALDRILTNLLSNAITYGNAGGVLGLKLYPDAGRVCIEVWDRGKGIAEGHEDKVFERLYTLEDSRNRDYQGSGLGLTITKRLTEQMNGTISLSSQPNVRTAFTLSFPRQSF
- a CDS encoding PAS domain-containing sensor histidine kinase codes for the protein MLKDWASILDNALSGESAFRALFDHHPDFIIVLDRQGRYTDSNRMISAEEAGRLNECRMHPPGEAHFASALAGITSSFELAVEAAEGNEGTGGGAGNAEGMGSVVSASAGREISSSAETTGAGNDGRAVVTVRYVPLHTDKGIAGVFAILHDPANRPLSSLLRSWVSMSSSLAAGAERTVQAGDGYSAYADEMAATKDDDELPQAEFVFEMAEDKRLSLILNSVSAGIFGLDNLGRTIFINREGAQMLGYEPSELTGLPMMEMIHYMHGGAPLHSLLECPITLTLQDGVTRSKADEVFWRKDGTSFFVNYRIAPLLDRGMICGVVISFSDITNEREVLRAKESAERAAQAKSDFLAMMSHEIRTPMNGMIGMADLLLETELGEEQRSYAEILRSSSYSLLQILNDILDFSKMEAGKMPLQSERFDLREMLEGIIDLFTPKAEEKKLSLRWWADTSVPDIVTTDPSRLRQIIVNLVGNALKFTDRGSVTLSVKNIPLPASPEYLLEFSVRDTGVGIADSKLNLLFQSFSQLHPSINRKYGGTGLGLAICKQLVELMGGTIFVESEEDRGSIFRFMLPFMKEEPGPEPELHS
- a CDS encoding tyrosine-type recombinase/integrase; translated protein: MNLSELWRLYEADKRIQGFSTRTLKAYALQHKMLMQEFGNLDITEVTLTTLKDYLAKQADRLKPSSLGHRIRFVRSLFRYAYEETYLTSNPSLRLREPKLDKRIPKFLIEEDVIHLKISCQSLRERALLEFLYSTGCRVGEVEKINIEDLNWENCSAIVNGKGSKQREVYFTTECKVWLKKYLASREDSCKALFVTDTNPTKRMAIPTIRWALKRLADRGEIEANVYPHRFRHTYACRLLDNGAPLDFIQGMLGHEKASTTQIYAQLRGERRRELYRRFF